In Anopheles gambiae chromosome 2, idAnoGambNW_F1_1, whole genome shotgun sequence, a single window of DNA contains:
- the LOC1274189 gene encoding small ribosomal subunit protein eS1 yields MAVGKNKGVSKGGKKGSKKKVVDPFTRKDWYDVKAPNMFKNRQVGKTLVNRTQGTKIASDGLKGRVFEVSLADLQNEPDAERSFRKFKLVAESVNGRDVLTNFHGMALTTDKLRSMVKKWQTLIECSVDVKTTDGFMLRVFCIGFTIKDSMSQRKTCYAQHSQIKNIRAKMTAIIKREITSTDLKGVVEKLLPDSIAKDIEKACQVVYPLHDVYIRKVKVLKKPRFDLSSLMELHGDGGGKAAEVSTGAASGVVVDRPEGYEPPVQASV; encoded by the exons ATGGCGGTCGGCAAAAATAAGGGTGTCTCGAAAGGAGGCAAGAAAGGTTCGAAAAAGAAGGTCGTGGATCCGTTCACGCGCAAGGATTGGTACGATGTGAAGGCCCCGAACATGTTCAAGAACCGCCAGGTCGGCAAAACCTTGGTTAACCGTACCCAGGGCACGAAAATCGCCTCGGACGGTCTGAAGGGCCGCGTGTTTGAGGTGTCGTTGGCCGACCTGCAGAACGAGCCCGATGCGGAGAGATCTTTCCGCAAGTTCAAGCTGGTGGCGGAGAGCGTGAACGGCCGTGATGTCCTTACCAACTTCCACGGTATGGCGTTGACGACCGACAAGCTGCG ATCCATGGTCAAGAAATGGCAAACCCTGATCGAGTGCTCGGTCGACGTCAAGACCACCGATGGCTTCATGCTGCGCGTGTTCTGCATCGGCTTCACCATCAAGGACTCGATGTCGCAGCGCAAGACCTGCTACGCCCAGCACTCGCAGATCAAGAACATTCGCGCGAAGATGACGGCCATCATCAAGCGTGAAATCACCAGCACGGATCTGAAGGGTGTGGTGGAGAAGCTGCTGCCCGACTCGATCGCCAAGGATATCGAGAAGGCGTGCCAGGTCGTGTACCCGCTGCACGATGTCTACATCCGCAAG GTGAAGGTGCTGAAGAAGCCGCGATTCGATCTGTCCAGTCTGATGGAATTGCACGGAGATGGCGGCGGCAAGGCTGCTGAAGTGTCGACCGGTGCCGCTTCCGGTGTCGTCGTCGACCGTCCGGAAGGCTACGAACCACCAGTACAGGCGTCCGTTTAA
- the LOC1274190 gene encoding mitochondrial import inner membrane translocase subunit TIM14: MTSSIILAGLGLAVVGYGGRALMRQMPNAATKMQEALKNMPKFDAEMMASSKYYRGGFDAKMNKREASLILGVSPSASKAKVKDAHKKIMLLNHPDRGGSPYLAAKINEAKDFMDNTK; encoded by the exons ATG ACATCCTCGATCATTCTGGCTGGGCTGGGCCTAGCCGTGGTTGGGTATGGAGGAAGAGCGCTAATGCGTCAAATGCCCAATGCTGCGACCAAAATGCAGGAAGCCCTGAAAAATATGCCCAAGTTTGATGCTGAAATGATGGCCAGCTCGAAGTACTACCGTGGGGGATTCGATGCTAAAATGAACAAACGCGAAGCTTCCCTCATTCTGGGCGTAAGCCCATCCGCATCCAAGGCAAAG GTCAAGGATGCACACAAAAAGATTATGCTGTTGAATCATCCCGACCGTGGAGGTTCCCCGTACTTGGCCGCCAAGATCAACGAGGCAAAGGACTTTATGGACAATACTAAGTAA
- the LOC1274191 gene encoding single-pass membrane and coiled-coil domain-containing protein 4 homolog, translating into MRKLRGGQTKETRKQRQERKEENLKIQQQMKTIVLPTIGVIFLCIVVYVFLKTRPRYEEL; encoded by the coding sequence ATGCGCAAGCTACGCGGTGGACAGACGAAAGAAACGCGCAAACAGCGCCAGGAGCGGAAGgaggaaaatttaaaaatccaGCAACAGATGAAAACGATAGTATTACCCACGATTGGAGTGATTTTCCTGTGCATAGTGGTGTACGTGTTTCTGAAAACTCGCCCACGATATGAAGAACTCTAG
- the LOC1274193 gene encoding S-adenosylmethionine mitochondrial carrier protein homolog has protein sequence MELEDNTIATATLGGAKSIYWSSLIAGGVAGLVVDVALFPIDTVKTRLQSERGFIASGGFRGVYKGLAATAAGSAPTSALFFCTYETMKSHLRQYASHDQLPYVHMVSAAAAEVVACLIRVPIEIAKQRRQALLHKGNASSLSILYEALRKEGIRKGLYRGFGTTVMRDVPFSLIQFPLWEYFKLHWTDVTGTALTPLSVAICGAISGGIAAGLTTPLDVAKTRIMLAEQLESNRMGGMGRILRNIYRERGIRGVFAGFVPRVTWITLGGAIFFGMYDLTLRYLNENEDR, from the exons ATGGAGCTGGAAGACAACACAATCGCTACGGCAACGTTGGGCGGTGCGAAAAGCATTTACTGGTCCTCACTGATA GCGGGTGGAGTGGCCGGGCTGGTAGTGGATGTGGCACTGTTTCCCATCGATACGGTGAAAACGCGTCTGCAGAGTGAGCGTGGTTTTATCGCCTCGGGTGGATTTCGCGGCGTGTACAAAGGGCTCGCGGCCACAGCAGCCGGCAGTGCGCCAACGTCGGCCCTATTCTTCTGCACGTACGAAACCATGAAATCACACCTTCGCCAGTACGCCAGCCATGATCAGCTACCGTACGTGCACATGGTGTCGGCAGCGGCCGCGGAAGTGGTGGCCTGTCTGATACGGGTCCCGATCGAAATCGCCAAACAACGGCGACAGGCGCTACTGCACAAGGGTAACGCATCGTCGCTGTCCATACTGTACGAGGCACTCAGGAAGGAGGGCATCCGGAAGGGTTTGTACCGCGGGTTCGGTACGACCGTGATGCGCGATGTGCCCTTTTCGCTGATACAGTTTCCACTGTGGGAGTACTTCAAGCTGCACTGGACGGATGTGACCGGCACGGCGCTAACGCCCCTGTCGGTCGCGATCTGTGGCGCCATTTCCGGTGGCATTGCGGCCGGGCTGACGACGCCACTGGATGTGGCGAAAACTCGCATCATGCTGGCCGAACAGCTCGAAAGTAACCGGATGGGAGGGATGGGCCGTATACTGCGCAACATCTACCGGGAGCGTGGTATACGCGGCGTGTTTGCCGGGTTCGTTCCACGGGTCACGTGGATCACGCTCGGTGGTGCCATATTTTTCGGTATGTATGACCTTACGCTAcgctatttgaatgaaaatgagGATCGGTGA